One Betaproteobacteria bacterium genomic window carries:
- a CDS encoding Gfo/Idh/MocA family oxidoreductase yields the protein MNLYAKLREREAQGKPLRVGLVGAGKFGAMYLAQVPKTPGLHLAGIADLSPANAKTNLQRVGWNPERYAAASLDAAFSSGLTHVGDDWLALIAHPLIDIVVEATGNPIAAVEHALTAFKHGKHVVMVTVEADAMCGPLLARRATEAGVVYSLAYGDQPALICDLVDWARAAGFNVVAAGRGHKWLPHFVQSTPETVWGYYGLTTEQARIGGLNPKMFNSFLDGSKPAIESTAVCNATGLTPAPYGLLFPPASVDDIPNVMRPKSEGGHLHHKGQVEVISSLETDGRAIPYDIRFGVFVVFEGETEYIRNCFKEYMVRTDSSGRYACLYKRWHLIGLEVGISVASVGLRGESTGCPTGFRADVVATAKRDLRGGEILDGEGGYTVVGKLMPAEASLKIGALPLGLAHGVKVLRPVAAGQPVRWADVAVDESSYAVKVRREMEQLFAPVAEVELAQ from the coding sequence ATGAATCTATACGCCAAACTTCGCGAGCGCGAAGCCCAGGGCAAGCCGTTGCGCGTCGGTCTGGTCGGCGCCGGAAAATTCGGCGCCATGTATCTGGCGCAAGTGCCCAAGACACCCGGCCTGCACCTTGCCGGCATCGCGGATCTGTCGCCGGCAAACGCGAAAACCAACCTGCAGCGGGTCGGCTGGAATCCGGAGCGCTATGCCGCTGCATCGCTGGACGCTGCGTTTTCCTCCGGACTCACGCATGTGGGCGACGACTGGCTGGCGCTCATTGCGCATCCGCTGATCGACATCGTCGTCGAAGCCACGGGCAATCCGATCGCCGCGGTCGAACACGCGCTGACCGCATTCAAGCATGGCAAGCATGTAGTGATGGTTACCGTGGAAGCGGACGCGATGTGCGGACCGCTGCTGGCGCGACGCGCCACGGAAGCGGGCGTGGTCTACAGCCTGGCCTATGGCGACCAGCCTGCGCTGATTTGCGATCTCGTCGACTGGGCGCGCGCAGCCGGCTTCAACGTGGTTGCCGCGGGCCGTGGTCACAAGTGGTTGCCGCACTTCGTGCAGTCGACGCCGGAAACGGTGTGGGGCTACTACGGGCTGACGACGGAGCAGGCAAGGATCGGCGGGCTGAATCCGAAAATGTTCAATTCTTTCCTCGATGGTTCGAAGCCGGCCATCGAGAGCACCGCCGTGTGCAATGCGACCGGGCTCACGCCCGCGCCTTACGGCTTGCTTTTTCCGCCCGCGAGCGTCGATGATATTCCCAACGTGATGCGCCCGAAATCCGAAGGCGGACATCTGCATCACAAGGGCCAGGTGGAGGTGATCTCGTCGCTCGAGACCGACGGGCGGGCCATTCCCTACGACATTCGTTTCGGGGTATTCGTGGTGTTCGAAGGCGAGACGGAATACATCCGCAACTGTTTCAAGGAATACATGGTGCGCACCGACTCTTCGGGCCGCTATGCCTGCCTGTACAAGCGCTGGCACCTGATCGGCCTGGAAGTAGGGATCTCGGTCGCTTCGGTCGGTCTGCGCGGCGAATCGACTGGCTGCCCCACCGGGTTCCGTGCCGACGTGGTGGCGACCGCCAAGCGCGACCTCCGAGGCGGAGAGATCCTCGACGGTGAAGGCGGTTACACGGTGGTCGGCAAGCTCATGCCGGCCGAGGCGTCGCTCAAAATCGGCGCACTGCCGCTCGGCCTGGCGCACGGCGTGAAAGTGCTCAGGCCTGTTGCAGCCGGCCAGCCAGTGCGCTGGGCCGATGTAGCAGTCGATGAATCCAGTTACGCGGTAAAGGTGCGGCGGGAGATGGAACAGTTGTTTGCGCCGGTGGCGGAGGTGGAGTTGGCGCAGTGA
- a CDS encoding phytanoyl-CoA dioxygenase family protein, protein MKLSKEQSEQFDRDGYLFFPSLFTPEEVKVLLNEVPALYAQRRAENIREKGSDAVRTNFAAHMYNRQFAKLARHPRMVEPIRQIIGEAVYMHQFKVNGKMAFDGDVWQWHQDYGTWKNDDQMPEPRAMNVAIFLGEVNEFNGPLMFIPGSHKLGVLDAQHDTSTTSYPLWTINHDTIRKLVERGGIVAPKGPAGSMILFHSCLVHASNCNLSPWDRINVYLSLCAVSNHIRRFKRPEYIAHRDFTPIECLPDDCLVKDYDVSLPWKDGTPEEALKPLAAA, encoded by the coding sequence ATGAAACTCAGCAAAGAGCAAAGCGAACAATTCGACCGCGACGGGTATCTGTTTTTCCCGAGTCTGTTCACGCCCGAAGAGGTCAAAGTTCTGCTGAATGAAGTTCCCGCGCTTTACGCCCAGCGCCGTGCGGAGAACATTCGCGAGAAAGGCAGCGATGCGGTGCGCACCAACTTTGCCGCACACATGTACAACCGCCAGTTCGCGAAACTCGCCCGTCATCCGCGCATGGTCGAGCCGATCCGGCAAATTATCGGTGAGGCGGTGTACATGCATCAGTTCAAGGTCAACGGCAAGATGGCCTTCGACGGCGACGTCTGGCAGTGGCATCAGGACTACGGCACCTGGAAGAACGACGATCAGATGCCCGAGCCGCGGGCGATGAACGTGGCAATCTTCCTCGGCGAAGTGAACGAGTTCAACGGCCCGCTGATGTTCATTCCCGGCAGCCACAAGCTCGGCGTACTCGACGCGCAACACGATACGTCGACCACCAGCTATCCGTTGTGGACCATCAATCACGACACCATCCGCAAGCTGGTCGAACGCGGCGGCATCGTCGCCCCGAAGGGCCCGGCGGGGTCGATGATCCTGTTCCACTCCTGCCTGGTGCATGCATCGAACTGCAACCTGTCGCCGTGGGATCGCATCAACGTCTATCTGAGCCTGTGCGCGGTTTCCAACCACATCCGGCGTTTCAAGCGCCCCGAATACATCGCTCACCGCGACTTCACGCCGATCGAGTGCCTGCCCGATGATTGCCTGGTGAAGGACTACGATGTGTCGCTGCCGTGGAAAGACGGCACGCCCGAAGAAGCGCTCAAACCGCTCGCGGCCGCGTAA
- a CDS encoding GntR family transcriptional regulator has protein sequence MASISPIRLVPDLTDQVYQRLLNAICDGDLAPGARLTQEDLAATLHVSRQPVLQALRMLKKDGFVIDTGRRGLMVLPLGAQTLSHIYEVRSALDGLAARQAALSKSRIDLGVIAEGRKAIKGSRIGAMIDADMRFHNLIYSASRNPLIAQSASHHWRHIRRAMGVVLQQAGVRDTVWDEHEAILKAINRGDADRAERLARRHGEEAGQHLVQELGRHVREAS, from the coding sequence ATGGCGTCCATCAGTCCCATCCGGCTTGTTCCCGACCTGACCGATCAGGTGTACCAGCGCCTGCTCAATGCCATTTGCGATGGCGACCTTGCCCCGGGGGCGCGGCTTACGCAGGAGGATCTGGCCGCCACGCTTCATGTTTCCCGACAGCCTGTCCTGCAGGCATTGCGCATGCTCAAGAAGGACGGCTTCGTGATCGATACCGGCCGCCGCGGGCTGATGGTATTGCCGCTTGGCGCACAGACCCTTTCGCACATATATGAGGTGCGGTCGGCTCTCGACGGACTGGCGGCGCGGCAGGCCGCGCTGTCGAAAAGCCGGATCGACCTGGGCGTGATTGCCGAAGGACGCAAGGCGATCAAGGGTTCACGCATCGGCGCAATGATCGATGCCGACATGCGCTTTCACAATCTGATCTACAGCGCGTCCCGCAATCCGCTGATCGCGCAAAGTGCCAGCCATCACTGGCGGCACATCCGCCGCGCCATGGGTGTGGTGTTGCAGCAGGCGGGGGTGCGCGACACGGTCTGGGATGAACATGAGGCGATCCTCAAGGCCATCAACCGCGGCGATGCGGATCGAGCCGAACGGCTCGCTCGCCGGCACGGCGAGGAAGCCGGACAGCATCTTGTGCAGGAGCTCGGCCGGCACGTGCGCGAAGCGTCCTGA
- a CDS encoding aldo/keto reductase translates to MFNRYLDAGGNFIDTADLYTGGTSEQWLGEFIAERKARDQVVLASKFSYNAQPGNPNAGGNGRKNILRAVEGSLRRLKTDYIDLYLLHTWDQVTPAEEVMRTFDDLVSQGKVRHVGLSDVPAWYASRAQTVAEFRGYEPASALQLEYSLVERNLEFEYTRLAADNGMGIMVWSPLGSGLLSGKYRPGKDASTLAHGRLKTMQGTSNPAFAKFTEQNWRIVAELEAVAKAVGRPMAQVAINWVANRPAVASVILGATKLAQLDDTLQALDFSLPAELVARLDAVSAPQVRFPYTFFSNEIQAMLHGGATVGDKPSGYRPNVQVAGTGAGVSASK, encoded by the coding sequence ATGTTCAACCGTTACCTCGACGCCGGCGGAAACTTCATCGATACCGCCGACCTCTACACCGGCGGCACCAGCGAGCAATGGCTCGGCGAGTTCATCGCGGAGCGCAAGGCCAGGGACCAGGTCGTGCTGGCGAGCAAGTTCAGCTACAACGCGCAACCCGGCAATCCGAATGCCGGCGGCAACGGCCGCAAGAACATCCTGCGTGCGGTGGAGGGTTCGCTACGCCGGCTCAAGACCGACTACATCGACCTCTATCTGCTGCATACCTGGGACCAGGTCACGCCTGCCGAAGAAGTCATGCGCACGTTCGACGATCTGGTCAGCCAGGGCAAGGTGCGCCACGTCGGCTTAAGCGACGTGCCGGCCTGGTATGCATCGCGCGCGCAAACCGTCGCCGAGTTTCGAGGCTATGAGCCGGCGAGCGCACTGCAACTGGAATATTCGCTGGTCGAACGCAACCTGGAATTCGAATACACCCGGCTGGCTGCCGACAACGGCATGGGCATCATGGTGTGGAGCCCGCTGGGCAGCGGTCTGCTGAGCGGCAAATACCGGCCGGGCAAAGATGCTTCGACGCTTGCCCACGGAAGACTGAAGACCATGCAGGGCACCAGCAATCCCGCCTTTGCGAAATTCACCGAACAGAACTGGCGCATCGTGGCCGAACTGGAAGCCGTTGCGAAGGCTGTCGGCCGGCCGATGGCTCAGGTCGCGATCAACTGGGTCGCAAACCGGCCGGCGGTGGCGTCGGTCATCCTCGGCGCAACGAAACTCGCGCAGCTCGACGATACCCTGCAGGCGCTCGATTTCTCCTTGCCGGCCGAGCTCGTCGCGCGGCTCGATGCCGTCAGCGCACCGCAGGTGCGGTTCCCGTACACCTTCTTCAGCAACGAGATCCAGGCGATGCTGCACGGTGGCGCCACCGTGGGCGACAAACCGTCGGGTTATCGTCCGAATGTGCAGGTTGCTGGCACCGGTGCGGGCGTAAGCGCGAGCAAGTAG
- a CDS encoding LysR family transcriptional regulator, which produces MARAVTDLLEATDLLNRYRERPAGLLRINLSRLAYVMLFRKVLPAFLTSYPEIQVELSLDEGFADIVGDGFDAGIRLGESVQKDMVAVPVGGEVQVVVVGSPEYFRRLKPPKTLEDLKQHNCIRFRYVTSGAIYRWEFVDKGRDVEFETKGNLTINDAVMATQAALEGVGLLYTYESAVAEYLRDKRLRKVLEPYCPRYPGFYLYYPSRKHMPLKLRRFIDFVSEKLS; this is translated from the coding sequence ATGGCGCGGGCGGTCACGGATCTTCTCGAGGCCACCGACCTGCTGAACCGCTACCGTGAGCGCCCGGCGGGCCTGCTGCGCATCAATCTTTCACGGCTGGCTTACGTGATGCTTTTCCGCAAGGTGCTGCCGGCGTTTCTCACCAGCTACCCGGAAATCCAGGTCGAGCTGTCGCTGGACGAAGGCTTCGCCGATATCGTCGGCGACGGATTCGATGCCGGCATCCGCCTTGGCGAATCGGTGCAGAAGGACATGGTGGCCGTGCCTGTCGGCGGCGAAGTCCAGGTCGTCGTAGTCGGGTCGCCGGAGTATTTCCGGCGCTTGAAGCCGCCGAAGACGCTCGAGGATCTCAAGCAACACAACTGCATTCGTTTCCGCTATGTCACCAGCGGCGCAATCTACCGCTGGGAATTCGTCGACAAAGGACGCGACGTCGAATTCGAGACGAAAGGCAATCTCACGATCAACGACGCGGTCATGGCGACGCAGGCTGCGCTCGAAGGCGTTGGCCTGCTATACACCTACGAAAGCGCGGTGGCGGAGTATCTGAGGGACAAACGGCTGCGCAAAGTGCTCGAACCCTACTGCCCGCGCTATCCGGGCTTCTATCTTTACTACCCCTCGAGAAAGCACATGCCGCTGAAGCTGCGGCGCTTCATCGATTTCGTGTCCGAAAAGCTGTCATAG
- the phaC gene encoding class I poly(R)-hydroxyalkanoic acid synthase, whose translation MAEEKPAQPASTDPTDIARIFAEIALRSKHLVETRLAEQARHAGEEPTDELGVGKAFSELAGKLMSDPFKLAEMSLRMWQDYFSLWQNTVLKASGGEAPAVAEPGKSDNRFTSALWQNNLVFDYIKQSYLIAAQNIQKSVSEVEGLDPQTARKVKFFTRQYIDALAPTNFVLTNPEVLKTTIETGGKNLLDGLNHLLQDIDRGDGKLAISMTDPKAFKMGEDVASTPGKVVFQNDLMQLIQYQPTTSEVYKTPLLIVPPWINKYYILDLREKNSFIRFALDQGITVFVISWVNPDEKHANKTFDDYLLEGPRAALDAIEKATGEHEINMIGYCLGGTLTASLLAWMAAKGERRVKSVTFFTTLIDFSEPGELGVFVDEEAVDNLEKKMAERGYLEGSDMASTFNMLRANDLIWSFVVNNYLLGKEPFPFDLLYWNSDATRMPAKMHTFYLRNMYIGNKLREPCGITLAGEPIDLSRIDVPAYFISTIEDHIAPWKTTYLGAQLLNGPVRFTLGGSGHIAGVVNPPSANKYWYWTNDRLRDTADEWLSTAEKHPGSWWTDWSAWIAAFGGEKVTARIPGAGLKLIEDAPGSYASLRLDAPPPSKEAKKAKPRRPAGKKEQPGAGL comes from the coding sequence ATGGCCGAAGAAAAACCCGCCCAGCCCGCATCCACCGATCCGACCGACATCGCGAGAATCTTCGCGGAAATTGCGCTGCGCAGCAAACATCTGGTCGAAACCCGCCTCGCCGAACAGGCCAGGCATGCCGGTGAGGAGCCGACCGATGAACTCGGTGTCGGCAAGGCCTTCTCCGAACTCGCGGGCAAGCTGATGAGCGATCCGTTCAAGCTGGCGGAGATGTCGCTGCGCATGTGGCAGGACTATTTCTCGCTCTGGCAGAACACCGTGCTCAAGGCCTCGGGCGGCGAAGCGCCAGCAGTGGCGGAACCCGGCAAGTCAGACAACCGTTTCACGAGCGCGTTGTGGCAGAACAACCTGGTGTTCGATTACATCAAGCAGTCGTATCTGATCGCCGCGCAGAATATCCAGAAATCGGTGTCTGAAGTCGAAGGGCTCGATCCCCAGACGGCGCGCAAGGTGAAGTTCTTCACCCGGCAGTACATCGACGCGCTCGCGCCGACCAATTTCGTGTTGACCAATCCGGAGGTGCTTAAAACCACGATCGAGACCGGCGGCAAGAATCTGCTTGACGGCCTCAATCATCTGCTGCAGGACATCGATCGCGGCGACGGCAAGCTGGCCATCAGTATGACCGACCCCAAAGCGTTCAAGATGGGCGAGGACGTCGCCAGCACGCCCGGCAAGGTGGTATTCCAGAATGACCTGATGCAGCTGATCCAGTACCAGCCGACCACGAGCGAGGTCTACAAGACTCCGCTGCTGATTGTGCCGCCCTGGATCAACAAGTATTACATCCTCGACCTGCGGGAGAAGAATTCCTTCATCCGCTTCGCGCTGGACCAGGGCATCACGGTATTCGTGATTTCCTGGGTGAACCCGGACGAAAAGCACGCGAACAAGACCTTCGACGATTACCTGCTGGAGGGTCCGCGCGCCGCGCTGGATGCGATAGAAAAAGCGACCGGCGAACACGAGATCAACATGATCGGCTATTGCCTGGGCGGCACGCTCACCGCGTCCCTGCTGGCGTGGATGGCAGCAAAAGGTGAACGCCGGGTGAAAAGCGTTACCTTTTTCACCACGCTGATCGATTTCTCGGAACCCGGCGAACTGGGCGTGTTCGTCGACGAGGAAGCGGTCGACAACCTCGAGAAGAAAATGGCGGAGCGAGGCTACCTGGAGGGCTCCGACATGGCGTCGACCTTCAACATGTTGCGCGCCAACGATCTGATCTGGTCCTTCGTGGTAAACAACTACCTGTTGGGAAAGGAACCGTTTCCGTTCGACCTGCTGTACTGGAATTCGGATGCGACCCGCATGCCGGCAAAGATGCATACTTTCTATTTGCGCAACATGTACATCGGGAACAAATTGCGCGAACCCTGCGGCATTACGCTGGCCGGTGAACCGATAGACCTGTCGAGAATCGATGTCCCGGCCTATTTCATCTCCACGATCGAAGACCACATTGCGCCGTGGAAGACAACTTACCTCGGCGCCCAGTTGTTGAACGGCCCGGTGCGGTTTACGCTCGGCGGCTCCGGCCATATCGCCGGCGTCGTCAACCCGCCGTCGGCAAACAAATACTGGTACTGGACCAACGACAGGCTACGCGATACCGCGGACGAATGGCTGTCCACCGCCGAGAAGCATCCCGGATCCTGGTGGACCGACTGGAGCGCATGGATCGCCGCCTTCGGCGGCGAGAAGGTGACGGCGCGCATCCCCGGCGCCGGACTGAAGCTCATTGAAGACGCGCCGGGCAGTTACGCCAGCCTGCGTCTCGATGCGCCTCCGCCGTCGAAGGAGGCCAAGAAAGCGAAGCCGCGCAGACCTGCAGGCAAGAAGGAACAGCCAGGCGCCGGCCTATGA
- a CDS encoding class II aldolase/adducin family protein: MTELHLRKQIIATALRMNSLGINRGKSGNVSARWKDGFLVTPSELPYEETKPTDIVFIDGKAKAKGKRAPSSEWRFHFDIYRHKSDVNAVVHTHSSFATTLACLGMAVPAFHYMVAVAGGNSIRCAPYATFGTQTLSDNALGALGGRKACLLANHGMIATGESLQGALALAVEVEALCEQYWRALQIGKPDLLSDDEMAVVVEKFKTYNTQAR, translated from the coding sequence ATGACCGAACTGCACCTGAGAAAGCAGATCATCGCTACTGCACTTCGGATGAACTCTCTCGGCATCAATCGCGGCAAGTCGGGCAATGTCAGCGCGCGCTGGAAAGATGGCTTTCTGGTAACGCCTTCCGAATTACCCTACGAGGAAACGAAGCCGACCGATATCGTCTTCATCGACGGGAAGGCTAAGGCAAAAGGGAAACGCGCGCCTTCTTCCGAATGGCGTTTCCACTTCGATATCTATCGGCACAAGAGTGACGTCAACGCAGTGGTTCACACGCACTCGAGCTTCGCGACGACGCTGGCCTGTCTCGGGATGGCCGTTCCGGCTTTCCACTACATGGTGGCTGTGGCCGGCGGCAACAGCATACGCTGCGCGCCTTACGCAACCTTCGGCACGCAAACGCTTTCCGACAATGCGCTCGGGGCACTGGGGGGCCGCAAGGCGTGCCTGCTGGCGAACCACGGCATGATTGCAACCGGCGAGAGCCTCCAGGGCGCGCTGGCGCTGGCCGTCGAGGTCGAAGCGTTGTGCGAGCAATACTGGCGCGCGCTGCAGATCGGCAAGCCCGATCTCCTGTCCGATGACGAGATGGCCGTCGTCGTGGAAAAGTTCAAGACTTACAACACGCAAGCGCGCTAA
- the mtnA gene encoding S-methyl-5-thioribose-1-phosphate isomerase produces the protein MKVAGVPYRSVWREAERVAIVDQTRLPFEFHTLRLSDCDEIAHAIRSMQVRGAPLIGTTAAYGIALAMSADASDANLQLAAELLGNARPTAVNLRWAIERMTRRMQTIMSPARADAAWMEAEKIADEDVACNLSIGRYGLELLRGVANRKGSVNVLTHCNAGWLATVDVGTALAPIYIAHDEGIPVHVWVDETRPRNQGLLTAWELSQHGVPNTLIADNAGGHLMQHGQVDLVIVGADRVTAAGDVCNKIGTYLKALAAKDCAVPFYAAVPSPTIDWDIHDALREIPIEERSSAEVTTMQAMDSDNRIAHARIAPDGTHTANPAFDVTPARLVTAIITDRGIAPASWEGLHDLYHRKVA, from the coding sequence ATGAAAGTCGCGGGGGTTCCGTACCGCAGCGTCTGGCGCGAAGCAGAGCGCGTCGCAATTGTCGACCAGACGCGCTTGCCCTTCGAATTCCATACGCTGCGGCTTTCCGACTGCGATGAAATCGCGCATGCGATCCGTTCGATGCAGGTGCGTGGCGCTCCGCTGATCGGGACGACCGCCGCTTATGGCATCGCGCTGGCGATGTCTGCCGACGCTTCCGACGCCAACTTGCAGCTTGCTGCGGAGCTGCTCGGCAACGCGCGCCCGACTGCGGTGAACCTGCGCTGGGCGATCGAGCGCATGACCCGACGGATGCAAACGATCATGTCGCCGGCTCGCGCCGATGCGGCCTGGATGGAAGCGGAGAAAATTGCAGACGAAGACGTAGCGTGCAATCTGTCCATCGGCCGCTATGGACTGGAATTACTCCGTGGCGTTGCAAACCGGAAGGGCAGTGTAAATGTGCTGACGCATTGCAATGCCGGCTGGCTGGCGACGGTGGATGTCGGCACGGCGCTCGCTCCGATTTATATCGCGCACGACGAAGGCATTCCGGTTCATGTCTGGGTTGACGAAACCCGGCCGCGCAACCAGGGGTTGCTGACCGCGTGGGAACTTTCCCAGCATGGCGTGCCGAATACGCTGATCGCCGACAACGCCGGCGGACACCTGATGCAGCACGGGCAGGTGGATCTCGTGATCGTCGGTGCCGATCGCGTCACGGCAGCGGGAGACGTCTGCAACAAGATCGGCACCTACCTTAAGGCGCTTGCCGCTAAAGATTGCGCTGTTCCGTTCTATGCCGCCGTTCCCTCACCGACCATCGACTGGGACATCCATGACGCTTTGCGGGAAATCCCGATCGAGGAGCGCAGCAGCGCAGAAGTGACGACGATGCAGGCGATGGACTCCGACAATCGGATCGCGCACGCGCGGATCGCGCCGGATGGGACGCATACGGCCAATCCGGCCTTCGATGTCACGCCCGCGCGGCTGGTCACGGCGATCATCACTGACCGTGGTATCGCACCGGCGAGCTGGGAAGGCCTTCATGACCTGTATCACAGGAAGGTCGCCTGA
- a CDS encoding MBL fold metallo-hydrolase yields MQTSVLPAAVDVANSMSFPFAQPPTAGSVCEVAPGLYWLRMPLPFALNHINLWLLRDAEGWTAVDCGIGLDDTRAHWETIFAKVLGGAAMTRVLVTHFHPDHFGNAGWLTQRFAAPLWMTETEYLTAHAQYETLAGFGSDATAALFSEHGLDAERVSGISRRGNSYRKVVGEPPSRFVRMLDGDEIEIGGNAWRVIIGYGHAPEHAALYCKSLGVLISGDMLLPKISTNISVWPTKPESDPLRLFLRSIDRFTELPADTLVLPSHGLPFRGAHHRVQMLHDHHRDRLAEVLESCSQPRSAADLLPVLFRRTLDTHQTFFAMGESIAHLNYLWLQGKLSRSRDADGVYRFLRQVR; encoded by the coding sequence ATGCAGACATCCGTTCTCCCGGCGGCCGTCGACGTTGCCAACTCGATGAGTTTCCCTTTCGCACAACCGCCAACTGCCGGCAGCGTTTGCGAGGTTGCACCCGGACTCTACTGGCTACGCATGCCGCTGCCGTTCGCGCTGAATCACATCAATCTCTGGCTGTTGCGCGACGCCGAAGGGTGGACCGCGGTGGACTGCGGTATCGGCCTGGACGATACGCGGGCTCATTGGGAGACGATCTTCGCCAAAGTCCTCGGCGGTGCGGCGATGACGCGCGTACTGGTGACGCATTTCCATCCCGACCATTTCGGCAACGCCGGCTGGCTTACGCAGCGCTTCGCGGCGCCGCTGTGGATGACCGAGACGGAATACCTGACTGCCCATGCGCAATACGAGACGCTGGCCGGGTTCGGGTCGGATGCGACCGCGGCCCTGTTTTCGGAACACGGTCTCGATGCGGAACGCGTGTCGGGCATCTCCAGGCGAGGCAATTCGTACCGCAAGGTCGTGGGAGAACCGCCAAGCCGCTTCGTGCGCATGCTGGACGGCGACGAAATCGAGATAGGCGGCAACGCATGGCGCGTAATCATCGGTTACGGCCATGCTCCCGAGCACGCCGCGCTCTACTGCAAGTCGCTCGGCGTGCTGATATCGGGCGACATGCTCTTGCCGAAGATCAGCACCAACATCAGTGTCTGGCCGACCAAGCCGGAGAGCGATCCTCTCAGGCTGTTCCTGCGCTCGATCGATCGCTTCACCGAACTTCCCGCCGATACGCTGGTGCTTCCGTCGCACGGCCTTCCCTTCCGCGGCGCGCATCACCGCGTGCAAATGCTGCATGACCATCATCGCGACCGTTTGGCGGAGGTGCTCGAGTCCTGTTCACAACCTCGTTCCGCGGCGGACCTGCTGCCGGTGCTGTTCCGGCGCACGCTCGACACGCATCAGACCTTTTTCGCCATGGGCGAGTCGATCGCACACCTGAATTACCTCTGGCTTCAGGGAAAGCTTTCGCGATCGCGCGATGCCGATGGCGTTTACCGCTTCCTCAGGCAGGTCAGATGA
- a CDS encoding MerR family DNA-binding transcriptional regulator produces the protein MADATYTITELAREFGLTTRAIRFYEDHGLIAPTRAGRNRVYGNRDKVRLKLTLRGKRLGLSLSEIRELIDMYDAAKDEHAQVERLQQVLRKRRSILEQQREDIEVVLGEIAAFEEQCRKFLDGNDKTSPRKVKIARKGHANS, from the coding sequence ATGGCCGACGCTACTTACACTATTACGGAACTCGCACGCGAATTCGGCCTGACCACTCGCGCGATCCGTTTCTACGAAGACCACGGACTGATCGCCCCCACGCGCGCAGGCCGCAACCGGGTCTACGGCAATCGCGACAAGGTGCGCCTGAAACTCACGTTGCGCGGAAAACGGCTGGGATTGTCGCTGTCCGAAATCCGTGAACTGATCGACATGTACGACGCGGCGAAAGACGAGCACGCACAGGTCGAGCGTCTCCAGCAGGTGCTGCGGAAACGCCGCAGCATTCTGGAACAGCAACGCGAAGACATAGAAGTCGTGCTGGGTGAAATTGCTGCGTTCGAAGAGCAGTGCCGCAAATTCCTGGATGGCAACGACAAAACCTCGCCGCGGAAGGTGAAGATTGCTCGGAAAGGACATGCAAATAGTTGA
- a CDS encoding PaaI family thioesterase — translation MPGFEPRNPAYAERVQSSFDRQQVMTLLGAKLTRLAPGECEIQLPFKPELTQQHGYFHGGIIGTIADSAGGYAGFTLMPEDASVLTVEYKMNLLAPGDGDLLIAHGRVLKSGRTLVVSQVDAFVMKGGRETLCATLLQTLMTMRGRPDL, via the coding sequence ATGCCCGGCTTCGAGCCCAGAAATCCTGCGTATGCGGAGCGCGTTCAATCGAGCTTCGACCGTCAGCAGGTCATGACACTGCTCGGCGCGAAGCTGACGCGGCTGGCGCCGGGCGAATGCGAAATCCAGCTCCCGTTCAAACCCGAGTTAACCCAGCAGCATGGCTATTTTCACGGCGGCATCATCGGTACCATCGCAGACTCGGCAGGCGGCTATGCGGGCTTCACGCTTATGCCCGAGGATGCCAGCGTGCTGACGGTCGAGTACAAGATGAATCTGCTTGCGCCCGGCGATGGCGACCTGCTGATCGCGCACGGACGTGTGTTGAAGTCGGGGCGCACACTGGTGGTTTCGCAAGTCGACGCTTTTGTGATGAAAGGCGGACGCGAAACGCTTTGCGCCACGCTGCTGCAGACCCTGATGACCATGCGCGGAAGGCCAGATCTATGA